A portion of the uncultured Draconibacterium sp. genome contains these proteins:
- a CDS encoding inorganic phosphate transporter: MSPIFNQLLIPYIIAMVLAMTMGGSGTAPAFSAAYGANVIRKSLIPGLFGIMVFLGAILAGKGTASTMGKGLLNPELMSFTLVSIILFSIAFSLVIANLAGIPQSTSQATVLAVTAPALYFNDLNTQKLFVEIIPTWFILPVASFFLSLFIGKYVYKPMRRRGLTMPRAQNENLKPVYNTILVLMSLYVAFAIGANNVANAAGPIAMMTANELEISADNNFILIMLLSTLIIAPSFGIGSSIFGHKIVKNTGKEIVLFGKFEAVIIAFISASLLLFASLTKGVPTSLVQLNVAAILGIGVAKLGTKNIFKRTQVKRFFTMWIIAPCISFGLCLLLTYLADKMGYL, encoded by the coding sequence ATGTCACCGATTTTTAATCAGCTGTTGATACCTTATATCATAGCTATGGTTTTAGCTATGACAATGGGTGGAAGTGGTACTGCACCGGCTTTTTCGGCTGCCTACGGAGCCAATGTAATCAGGAAAAGTTTAATCCCCGGATTATTCGGAATAATGGTTTTTCTGGGAGCCATTCTAGCCGGAAAAGGTACAGCGTCAACCATGGGGAAAGGACTACTTAACCCGGAATTGATGTCGTTTACTCTGGTATCGATCATTCTTTTCTCCATTGCATTTTCGCTGGTCATTGCCAACCTTGCCGGAATTCCCCAATCAACCAGCCAGGCAACGGTTTTAGCGGTTACTGCACCGGCACTTTATTTTAACGATCTGAATACGCAAAAACTATTTGTAGAGATTATTCCGACCTGGTTCATCCTTCCTGTTGCATCATTTTTTCTCAGTCTTTTTATCGGAAAATATGTTTATAAGCCTATGCGACGAAGAGGCTTAACGATGCCGCGTGCGCAAAACGAAAACTTAAAACCGGTTTACAATACCATTTTAGTGTTAATGTCGCTATATGTTGCCTTTGCTATTGGGGCCAATAATGTGGCCAATGCTGCCGGCCCGATTGCGATGATGACAGCAAATGAACTGGAGATCTCAGCCGATAATAATTTTATACTGATAATGCTATTGTCGACACTGATTATAGCGCCCAGCTTTGGAATTGGCAGCTCGATATTCGGACATAAAATAGTTAAGAATACCGGAAAAGAGATTGTGCTTTTTGGCAAGTTCGAAGCGGTTATAATTGCCTTTATTTCTGCCAGCCTTTTACTTTTTGCTTCGTTAACAAAGGGAGTTCCAACTTCGCTGGTTCAATTAAATGTTGCTGCTATTCTGGGAATTGGTGTAGCAAAACTTGGCACTAAAAATATATTCAAAAGAACACAGGTAAAACGGTTTTTCACCATGTGGATAATTGCGCCATGTATATCATTTGGTTTGTGTTTGCTATTAACTTACCTGGCTGATAAAATGGGGTATTTATAA
- a CDS encoding NfeD family protein, which translates to MKLKNFWILLFVLATLAAFAQEANKKKVFLLNIKSEITPATRRQVSQAFAEADSVKADVFLIHMNTYGGTVVDADSIRTRILQSKIPVYVFIDNNAASAGALISIACDGIYMRPGGSIGAATVVNQTGEAMPDKYQSYMRSTMRATAEAHGKDTTITASGDTIVDWFRDPKIAEAMVDERIFVEGVSDSGKVLTFTPSEAIENGFCEGIAETVNEVLQQVGIDDYELFEYEPTFIEKIIGFLVHPMVSGLLIMAIVGGIYFEMQSPGIGFPLGIAILAALLYFMPLYLEGLAEHWEIALFIVGLILIAVEIFVIPGFGVAGALGITFVFIGLVLSLIDNVNFDFEGVQMEGVGKVIATVVIGIFGGFVLALYLGKRMFTAEHGLFKNFALNTVQHVDEGFVSINTTLFALKGKKGFAQTVLRPGGKININGEVYDAVAVNGFIEKDEKIVVTKVEATQLYVELDEE; encoded by the coding sequence ATGAAGCTGAAAAATTTCTGGATTTTGTTATTTGTACTCGCCACTTTAGCTGCATTTGCACAAGAGGCCAACAAGAAAAAAGTGTTTCTACTGAATATCAAATCCGAAATTACTCCGGCCACACGACGCCAGGTGAGCCAGGCTTTTGCAGAAGCCGATTCGGTAAAAGCCGATGTTTTTCTTATACATATGAATACTTATGGCGGCACTGTTGTTGATGCCGACTCAATACGTACACGAATTCTGCAAAGTAAAATCCCGGTTTATGTGTTTATCGACAATAACGCGGCGTCGGCAGGTGCTTTAATATCCATTGCCTGCGACGGAATTTACATGCGTCCGGGAGGTAGTATCGGTGCGGCAACCGTGGTCAATCAAACCGGCGAGGCAATGCCCGATAAATACCAGAGTTACATGCGATCAACTATGCGGGCAACTGCCGAAGCGCATGGAAAAGATACCACGATCACAGCTAGCGGAGATACAATTGTCGATTGGTTTCGCGATCCGAAAATTGCAGAGGCAATGGTCGACGAGCGCATTTTTGTAGAAGGTGTTTCGGATTCAGGAAAGGTACTTACGTTTACACCATCTGAAGCGATTGAGAATGGTTTTTGCGAAGGAATTGCCGAAACCGTTAACGAGGTGTTGCAACAAGTAGGAATTGATGATTATGAGTTGTTTGAATACGAGCCAACATTTATTGAAAAGATCATCGGGTTCCTGGTGCATCCAATGGTTTCCGGATTATTGATAATGGCCATAGTTGGTGGTATTTATTTCGAGATGCAATCACCGGGAATCGGATTCCCGCTGGGAATAGCCATTCTTGCCGCTTTACTTTATTTCATGCCGCTTTATCTCGAAGGGCTGGCCGAACATTGGGAAATTGCCCTGTTTATTGTCGGGCTGATACTTATTGCGGTGGAAATATTTGTGATTCCGGGCTTTGGAGTTGCCGGAGCCCTGGGAATAACTTTTGTTTTTATTGGGCTGGTTTTGAGCCTTATCGATAATGTAAACTTCGATTTTGAAGGCGTGCAAATGGAAGGAGTTGGAAAGGTAATTGCCACAGTCGTGATCGGTATTTTTGGTGGCTTTGTGCTGGCACTTTACCTCGGAAAACGTATGTTTACTGCTGAGCACGGACTATTTAAAAACTTTGCGTTAAACACAGTACAACATGTAGATGAAGGTTTTGTGAGCATTAACACCACACTTTTTGCATTGAAAGGAAAGAAAGGATTTGCCCAAACCGTTTTACGTCCCGGAGGAAAAATCAATATCAATGGTGAAGTTTATGATGCAGTTGCCGTTAACGGATTTATTGAAAAGGACGAAAAAATAGTGGTGACAAAAGTGGAGGCTACTCAGCTTTATGTGGAGTTGGATGAGGAATAG
- the purB gene encoding adenylosuccinate lyase, with protein sequence MELNTLTAISPVDGRYSNKVEGLGKYFSEFALIKYRLFTEVEYFIALCEIPLPQLADIPADKLDKLRELHKNFSLEDALRIKGIESVTNHDVKAVEYFIKDEFDKLGLGKYKEFIHFALTSQDANNTAIPKSIQDALEEEYYPLLQELIEKLLTMATEWKDIPMLAKTHGQPASPTKVGKEIKVFLERIMVQLVQLKSIAIDAKFGGATGNFNAHLVAYPDINWENFANKFLKDKLGLNRSQFTTQISHYDNHSAIFDGLKRINNIILDLDRDIWTYISMNYFKQKIKKGEVGSSTMPHKVNPIDFENSEGNIGIANAGFEQLAQKLPVSRLQRDLTDSTVTRFIGVPFGHTLIAIKSTLKGLNKILINTAAIEKDLENNWAVVAEAIQTILRREFFPNPYEALKDLTRKNEVINKEAIHNFVDGLAISDAVKEELKAITPQNYTGIF encoded by the coding sequence ATGGAACTTAATACATTAACAGCAATTTCGCCGGTTGACGGCAGGTACAGTAACAAAGTAGAAGGATTGGGAAAATACTTTAGCGAATTCGCCCTGATAAAATACCGCTTGTTTACTGAGGTAGAATATTTTATCGCCTTGTGCGAAATTCCTTTGCCACAACTTGCTGATATCCCTGCTGATAAACTGGACAAACTTCGTGAGCTTCATAAAAACTTTTCGCTTGAAGATGCACTGCGCATTAAAGGAATCGAAAGCGTAACGAACCACGATGTAAAAGCTGTTGAGTATTTTATAAAAGACGAGTTTGACAAACTGGGATTGGGCAAATACAAAGAATTTATTCACTTTGCGCTTACTTCTCAGGATGCCAACAACACTGCAATTCCAAAATCGATACAAGATGCTTTGGAAGAAGAATATTACCCATTATTGCAAGAGCTGATTGAAAAACTGCTGACAATGGCAACTGAATGGAAAGATATTCCGATGTTGGCTAAGACCCACGGACAACCGGCATCGCCAACAAAAGTTGGTAAAGAAATCAAGGTATTTTTAGAGCGGATTATGGTGCAGCTTGTCCAGTTAAAATCAATTGCCATCGACGCAAAATTTGGCGGAGCTACCGGTAATTTTAATGCACACCTCGTAGCTTATCCCGATATTAACTGGGAAAATTTTGCCAACAAGTTCCTGAAAGATAAATTGGGATTGAACCGTTCACAGTTTACTACTCAAATTTCGCACTACGATAATCACAGTGCCATTTTTGATGGATTGAAACGCATCAACAATATCATCCTCGATCTTGACCGCGACATCTGGACATATATTTCGATGAATTACTTCAAGCAGAAAATTAAAAAGGGCGAAGTAGGTTCATCAACTATGCCGCACAAGGTTAATCCGATCGATTTTGAGAACTCGGAAGGAAACATTGGCATTGCCAATGCAGGTTTTGAGCAACTGGCACAAAAACTTCCGGTTTCACGTTTGCAGCGCGACCTTACCGATTCAACCGTTACCCGATTTATCGGTGTTCCGTTTGGTCATACTTTAATTGCCATCAAATCTACCTTGAAAGGTTTGAACAAAATATTGATCAATACTGCAGCAATTGAAAAGGATCTTGAAAACAACTGGGCCGTGGTTGCCGAAGCCATTCAAACGATTTTGCGCCGCGAATTTTTCCCAAATCCTTATGAGGCTTTGAAAGATCTGACCCGCAAAAACGAAGTGATCAACAAGGAGGCAATACACAATTTTGTTGATGGTTTAGCCATTAGTGATGCTGTAAAAGAAGAGTTAAAAGCAATTACGCCACAGAACTATACCGGCATATTTTAA
- a CDS encoding ABC transporter ATP-binding protein — MKRFVPPYRWKVVMNIIYNILGALFGTFSFAMLIPALDILFQTKELVTEKVEWAFTADSITNNVNYYISSFIIEHGQQDALLLIGLILVIATLFKVGFTYLADFVLIALRNGVVYDIRSLIYKKIIGLPLGYFSEERKGDIMARITSDVQEVENSVANSLGMMIKNPILIIVFLGVMIYMSWSLTLFVFVMLPVTGLIIGRIGRSLKRVSTKGQNKLGEILSIIEEDLSGLRIIKSFNAEEKAIGRFQTENQNYRLIMNRLMWRRHLAHPASEFLGTIVIVIVLWYGGRIILGGSNSSLTASEFIGYMVFFYGIINPAKAFSTALYSVEKGLASMQRIDHVLAAEVTIVDKKDAKDIESFEKDIVYKNVTFAYDKAEVLSEVSLNIPKGTTVALVGSSGSGKTTMVDLLPRFWDITSGNIEVDGIDIRDLKLKSLRNLIGNVNQEPILFNDTIRNNIAFGIDNVSDEAVIQAAKIANAHDFILGTENGYDTIIGDRGDKLSGGQKQRLSIARAILRNPPILILDEATSALDTESEKLVQEALENLMKNRTSLVIAHRLSTIKHANLICVLHEGKIVEQGTHDELMELGGRYKKLHGMQMF, encoded by the coding sequence ATGAAACGATTTGTTCCGCCTTACCGGTGGAAAGTCGTCATGAACATTATATACAATATTTTAGGTGCACTTTTCGGAACCTTTTCGTTTGCCATGCTTATTCCGGCACTCGACATTTTGTTCCAGACAAAAGAACTGGTAACCGAAAAAGTGGAATGGGCATTTACTGCCGATTCAATAACCAATAACGTAAACTATTACATCAGTTCGTTTATTATTGAACACGGCCAGCAAGATGCGTTACTACTTATTGGTTTAATTTTGGTAATAGCCACCCTATTTAAAGTTGGTTTTACTTACCTGGCCGATTTTGTACTTATTGCCTTGCGTAACGGCGTTGTTTATGATATCCGCTCGCTTATTTACAAGAAAATAATTGGACTGCCTCTCGGCTATTTTTCGGAAGAACGAAAAGGCGATATTATGGCGCGAATAACCAGCGATGTGCAGGAAGTGGAAAACTCGGTTGCCAACTCGCTGGGAATGATGATAAAAAACCCTATTCTGATTATCGTCTTTCTGGGCGTGATGATTTACATGAGCTGGTCGCTAACTTTGTTTGTATTTGTTATGCTGCCTGTTACCGGTTTAATTATCGGGCGAATTGGCCGTAGTCTGAAACGCGTATCGACCAAAGGGCAAAATAAACTGGGCGAAATATTGTCGATTATAGAAGAAGATCTTTCGGGATTGCGGATTATCAAATCGTTTAATGCCGAAGAAAAAGCCATCGGACGTTTTCAGACTGAAAACCAGAACTACCGTCTGATAATGAACCGCCTGATGTGGCGTCGTCACTTGGCTCACCCAGCCAGCGAATTTCTGGGCACCATTGTAATTGTTATCGTTTTGTGGTATGGTGGACGGATTATTCTCGGAGGAAGCAATTCATCGCTAACTGCATCCGAGTTTATCGGATACATGGTATTTTTCTATGGAATCATCAACCCGGCAAAAGCATTCTCGACAGCACTTTACAGCGTTGAAAAAGGACTGGCATCGATGCAACGTATTGATCATGTTCTTGCCGCAGAAGTAACCATCGTTGATAAGAAAGACGCCAAAGACATCGAGTCGTTCGAAAAAGATATTGTATACAAAAATGTAACTTTTGCTTACGACAAAGCAGAGGTACTTTCAGAGGTAAGTCTAAACATTCCGAAAGGAACAACCGTTGCACTGGTTGGCTCGTCGGGTAGCGGAAAAACCACCATGGTTGATTTGCTTCCGCGTTTTTGGGATATTACTTCAGGAAATATTGAAGTGGATGGAATTGATATTCGCGACCTGAAACTTAAATCGTTACGAAACCTAATTGGAAACGTTAACCAGGAGCCCATTTTATTTAACGACACCATACGAAATAACATTGCTTTTGGTATTGACAATGTAAGCGACGAAGCAGTAATTCAAGCGGCTAAAATTGCCAATGCGCACGATTTTATACTGGGAACTGAAAACGGCTACGACACTATAATTGGCGACCGTGGCGATAAACTTTCAGGCGGACAAAAGCAACGTCTTTCTATTGCACGTGCCATTTTACGAAATCCGCCAATTCTGATTTTGGACGAAGCCACTTCAGCTTTGGACACCGAATCGGAGAAACTGGTGCAGGAAGCACTGGAAAACCTGATGAAAAACCGCACATCGCTGGTAATTGCACACCGTTTATCTACCATTAAACATGCCAATTTAATTTGTGTGTTACACGAAGGAAAAATTGTGGAACAAGGCACACACGACGAATTAATGGAACTTGGCGGACGCTATAAAAAATTACATGGTATGCAGATGTTTTAA
- a CDS encoding (Fe-S)-binding protein has product MQIDVFIPCFIDQFYPETAASFVTLLEKAGCDVKYNPKQTCCGQPAFNSGYWNEAKTVATKFLDDFELANLVVAPSASCTGFIRNYYHKLFEDDKELLRKTNKTRKKVFEFTDFLVNHLKVTDVGATFNHKVTFHDSCAGLREYGIKEEPRKLLSEVRGLELIEMENLETCCGFGGTFAAKFHHISTAMTEQKVENALKTGAEYIVSTEASCLMNMDAYIKKQKLPIKTIHLVDVLAARS; this is encoded by the coding sequence ATGCAAATCGACGTTTTTATTCCATGTTTTATCGATCAGTTTTATCCTGAAACTGCAGCAAGTTTTGTAACCCTGCTTGAAAAAGCTGGATGCGATGTAAAATACAATCCAAAACAAACCTGTTGCGGGCAACCGGCTTTTAACAGCGGGTATTGGAACGAGGCAAAAACCGTGGCAACAAAATTTTTAGATGATTTTGAATTGGCAAACCTGGTTGTTGCACCTTCAGCTTCGTGTACTGGCTTTATCCGTAACTATTATCACAAATTATTTGAAGATGATAAAGAGTTGCTTAGAAAGACGAATAAGACCCGGAAAAAGGTATTTGAATTTACCGACTTTCTGGTGAATCATTTAAAGGTGACTGATGTTGGGGCAACGTTTAATCATAAAGTTACTTTTCATGATTCGTGTGCCGGTTTGCGTGAATACGGAATTAAAGAGGAGCCACGAAAATTGCTAAGCGAAGTGAGAGGTCTTGAGCTGATTGAAATGGAAAACCTTGAAACCTGCTGTGGATTTGGAGGAACGTTTGCCGCAAAATTTCATCATATTTCAACGGCAATGACCGAACAAAAAGTGGAAAATGCATTAAAAACCGGTGCAGAATATATCGTATCTACCGAAGCTTCGTGTTTGATGAATATGGATGCTTACATTAAAAAACAGAAACTCCCAATAAAAACCATTCATCTGGTAGATGTACTGGCAGCCAGGAGCTAA
- a CDS encoding HU family DNA-binding protein, with protein MNKAQLLDAMAEKAGLSKADAKKALDAFVGATTDALKAGDRVALIGFGSFSVSERGARTGRNPQTGKEITIPAKKVVKFKAGAELADAVS; from the coding sequence ATGAACAAAGCTCAATTACTTGATGCGATGGCCGAAAAAGCAGGCCTTAGTAAAGCTGATGCTAAAAAAGCTCTTGATGCATTTGTAGGTGCTACTACTGATGCACTTAAAGCAGGAGACCGTGTTGCTCTTATCGGATTCGGTTCTTTCTCTGTTTCAGAACGTGGTGCCAGAACTGGTAGAAATCCTCAAACAGGAAAAGAAATTACTATCCCAGCAAAAAAAGTTGTAAAATTTAAAGCTGGTGCAGAATTAGCTGACGCTGTATCGTAA
- a CDS encoding RNA methyltransferase: MDNKLLEHLSGYLTPNRLELFNKALNMRTRHITVVLEDIYQKQNASAVLRTCDCFGIQDVHIIEDRNEFQVNREIAMGASKWLSLHKYNSQEHNALDTIQSLKKQGYRIVATTPHTNDQELQDFDITKGKTALVFGSELPGITETIMQEADEFLKIPMYGFTESFNISVSAAIILHHLTMRMRDSKNLDWQLSDAEKNELKMEWIRKTIKRSELIEKRFWEENK; the protein is encoded by the coding sequence ATGGATAATAAACTTCTTGAACACCTTTCCGGCTATCTTACCCCTAATCGCCTTGAGCTTTTCAATAAAGCTTTAAATATGCGCACCCGACACATTACTGTTGTTTTGGAAGACATTTACCAAAAACAAAATGCAAGTGCGGTTTTGCGTACATGTGATTGTTTTGGAATTCAGGATGTTCATATTATCGAAGACCGCAACGAATTTCAGGTAAACCGAGAAATTGCTATGGGAGCGTCAAAATGGCTGTCGTTACATAAATACAATAGTCAGGAACATAACGCTCTCGATACAATACAATCCTTAAAAAAACAAGGCTACCGTATTGTTGCTACCACTCCGCACACCAACGATCAGGAATTACAGGATTTTGATATTACTAAAGGAAAAACCGCGCTGGTATTCGGATCGGAACTTCCGGGAATAACTGAAACAATTATGCAAGAAGCTGACGAGTTTTTAAAAATACCGATGTATGGTTTTACCGAAAGCTTTAACATATCAGTTTCGGCGGCAATAATTTTGCATCATCTTACTATGCGCATGAGAGACAGCAAAAACCTGGATTGGCAACTGAGCGACGCAGAAAAGAACGAATTAAAAATGGAATGGATACGAAAAACCATTAAACGAAGTGAGCTGATAGAAAAACGCTTTTGGGAAGAAAACAAATAA
- a CDS encoding glycosyltransferase family 2 protein, with the protein MILSNLFWLFLFILVYTYVGYALVLWFFVGLKKLFKKNELFAANGDFEPEVCLFVTAFNEKDYIDKKVENAFSLDYPKEKIQYVWVTDGSDDGSPELLKKVEELEVYHQPERRGKMHAMNRGMKFVKAPIVIFSDSNTILGKQSIREIVNCFSNPVVGCVAGEKRIVQKDEEAAAGAGEGLYWKMESWIKRKDWELNSAVGAVGELFAVRSELFEDVETDTLLDDFIISLRIAQRGYKIAYAPNAYAEETASLNVTEELKRKVRIAAGGIQTIVRLKGLLNPFKSGILSWQYFSHKVLRWAFAPPALFLLFIINLLLVVNTNNWSTSNFYALVLYLQVLCYTTAAFGWYFENKKVRMKALFVPYYFVMINYASIVGIIRYVKGRQSVNWEKSKRAG; encoded by the coding sequence ATGATTTTAAGCAATTTATTCTGGCTATTTCTATTCATTTTAGTTTATACTTATGTTGGGTATGCGCTGGTTTTGTGGTTTTTTGTTGGACTTAAAAAGCTTTTTAAGAAGAATGAGTTGTTTGCTGCAAACGGCGATTTTGAACCGGAAGTTTGTTTGTTTGTAACAGCATTTAATGAAAAAGATTACATTGATAAGAAAGTGGAAAATGCCTTTTCGCTTGATTACCCAAAAGAGAAAATTCAATATGTGTGGGTCACAGATGGATCGGATGATGGAAGTCCGGAGTTATTAAAAAAAGTGGAGGAGCTGGAAGTTTATCATCAGCCTGAACGACGTGGTAAAATGCATGCCATGAACCGCGGAATGAAGTTTGTAAAAGCGCCAATTGTAATCTTTTCTGATTCGAATACAATTCTTGGAAAACAATCCATTCGCGAGATAGTAAATTGTTTCAGCAATCCGGTGGTTGGCTGCGTGGCAGGGGAGAAGCGCATTGTGCAGAAAGATGAAGAAGCAGCTGCCGGCGCCGGTGAAGGTTTGTACTGGAAAATGGAATCATGGATTAAACGAAAAGACTGGGAATTGAATTCGGCGGTGGGAGCAGTTGGTGAATTATTTGCTGTTCGTTCAGAACTTTTCGAAGATGTGGAGACCGATACGCTGCTTGATGATTTTATTATTTCGTTGCGCATTGCACAGCGCGGTTATAAAATTGCATATGCTCCAAACGCCTATGCCGAAGAAACTGCTTCGTTAAATGTAACAGAAGAATTGAAACGCAAAGTAAGAATTGCTGCCGGAGGAATACAAACCATTGTACGATTAAAAGGATTACTCAATCCGTTCAAAAGTGGAATTTTGAGTTGGCAGTATTTTTCGCATAAAGTATTGCGCTGGGCTTTTGCTCCGCCGGCTTTGTTTCTACTGTTTATTATAAATCTGTTATTGGTAGTAAATACTAACAATTGGAGTACAAGTAATTTTTATGCGCTGGTGCTATATCTGCAGGTTTTGTGTTATACAACTGCTGCTTTTGGGTGGTATTTCGAAAACAAAAAAGTGCGAATGAAAGCATTATTTGTTCCCTACTATTTTGTGATGATAAATTATGCTTCTATTGTAGGTATTATTCGATATGTAAAGGGGCGTCAATCGGTTAACTGGGAAAAATCAAAAAGGGCAGGTTAG
- a CDS encoding glycosyltransferase family 4 protein: MNILQVTNKVPFPTKDGGAIACMNLTKGFYELGNKVTVLAMNTLKHHVRADEIPAEIKKLATFIFVDVPARINAFEALINLIFSRRPYNAVRFIDQNFSKNLQQLLTENQFDIIQLEGLYVLPYIPVIRKYSEATVVYRAHNVEFEIWERAAKLAHGFKKFYLQNLSKRIRRFEKQLLNTYDLLVPITARDGDILDKLGNNQDKQVSQTGIDSSKLIPDFSTIEFPSLFHMGSLEWAPNQEGVVWFIENCWTEIHNSYPDLKFYVAGRNAPQWLIDKLNVEGVIFEGEVADAYQFMNSKAVMVVPLFSGSGMRIKIVEGMALGKSIVSTSIGAEGIHVTNGKNVLIANDAHEFIDAVSGLISDKGYFKEIGENASLFIRQNFDNLAITEKLIAFYKQYTK, from the coding sequence ATGAACATATTGCAGGTAACAAATAAGGTTCCTTTTCCAACCAAGGATGGTGGGGCCATAGCCTGTATGAATTTGACAAAGGGATTTTACGAGTTGGGCAATAAGGTAACCGTGCTGGCAATGAATACCTTAAAGCATCACGTTCGGGCAGATGAAATTCCTGCTGAAATAAAAAAACTTGCCACATTTATATTCGTAGATGTACCGGCAAGAATAAATGCTTTTGAGGCACTTATCAATCTCATCTTCTCGCGGCGGCCTTACAACGCAGTTCGTTTTATCGATCAAAATTTTAGCAAAAACCTGCAACAATTACTTACCGAAAATCAGTTCGATATTATCCAGTTAGAAGGACTTTATGTGTTGCCCTATATTCCTGTAATACGAAAATATTCCGAGGCAACAGTCGTGTACCGTGCTCACAATGTTGAGTTTGAAATTTGGGAACGGGCAGCAAAATTGGCGCACGGATTTAAAAAGTTTTACCTGCAGAATCTTTCAAAACGGATCAGGCGGTTTGAGAAGCAACTGTTAAATACTTATGACTTGCTTGTGCCAATTACAGCGCGCGACGGAGATATACTTGATAAATTGGGAAATAATCAAGACAAACAGGTTTCGCAAACAGGTATCGATTCGTCAAAACTAATTCCAGATTTTTCAACTATCGAATTCCCGTCACTTTTTCATATGGGATCGTTGGAGTGGGCGCCAAACCAGGAAGGTGTTGTATGGTTTATTGAAAATTGCTGGACTGAGATTCATAATAGCTATCCGGATTTGAAGTTTTATGTAGCGGGACGAAATGCCCCACAGTGGCTAATCGACAAATTAAATGTTGAAGGTGTGATTTTTGAAGGGGAAGTTGCGGACGCCTACCAGTTTATGAATTCGAAAGCAGTAATGGTTGTTCCTTTGTTTTCAGGAAGCGGAATGCGTATAAAAATTGTAGAGGGCATGGCGCTTGGAAAAAGTATTGTTTCAACATCAATCGGGGCCGAAGGAATTCATGTAACAAATGGTAAAAATGTTTTAATAGCGAACGATGCGCATGAGTTTATCGATGCCGTTTCTGGATTGATTTCTGATAAAGGATATTTTAAGGAAATTGGAGAAAACGCATCGCTTTTTATCCGGCAGAATTTTGATAATTTAGCAATTACTGAAAAACTAATCGCTTTTTACAAACAATATACTAAATGA